The proteins below come from a single Mucilaginibacter mali genomic window:
- a CDS encoding DUF5686 and carboxypeptidase-like regulatory domain-containing protein produces MNFNRFIKNLLLPLLLLFCSIPVFAQSTIVSGTVTDANTKQPLSFVTVAFNGSTIGINTTDQGKYTLRTSRTNLTQIKASFVGYKPALLTIVPGKTQVINIRLFPEAQALQEVTVKSGKKQKYTNKDNPAVELIRQVIEHKPQNRPEAYDFVEYRAYDKLQLSFINVSTQLAEKKFFRKYKFILDNRDTTLVPGKSLLPMYLDEKLTQNYYRKNPEKKRTVVLGQKSVNFGAAIDHDGLGQYIKHIYADVDIYDNNIFLITNNFLSPISNSAPTFYKFFITDTVMVNNNKLIELSFTPRNTTDLLFEGKIYITQDGNFAVQKAELIVNKNINLNFVKSLTVNLDFEQNPDGRYHLSKSDILADFGLNKKKNGGIFGDRTITYKNYIVNKQLPDTTYTKEEPIEVSDEVKHRSDDFWEKNRLDTLTTAESKVYKNIDSLSKMPSFRRTMDIATLVLAGYKSFGPFEMGPANAFYSFNPIEGFRLRLGGRTTPELSKRYYFETYGAYGFKDEKWKYFFSATYSLNDKSIYKFPQNYIRASVNRDTKIPGQNLQFVQEDNFLLSFKRGENDKYLYNDFYKLNYVHEYYSHFSYALTLSNWTQSPAGSLYFIQNANTANANTIHSLTTTEAELQLRYAPHEQFYQGKIYRIPIPNTYPIFTVNYTQGIKNVFNSSYNYQNIDLRWDQHILESIFGYSDISVEGNRILGNVPYPLLNIHQANQTYAYDIESYNLMNFLEFVSDKYVALKIDQHWEGFFFNKIPLLKKLKLRETTSFKLLYGSVGDNNNPNIHPSLYAYPVQANGAPITYGLGNTPYMEGSVGVENIFKFIRVDAVKRFSYLDHPGIATWGLRTRVKFDF; encoded by the coding sequence ATGAATTTTAATCGCTTTATAAAAAATTTACTACTCCCCCTACTTTTACTATTTTGTTCAATACCTGTATTTGCGCAAAGTACCATTGTTAGCGGCACCGTTACTGATGCCAACACCAAACAACCACTATCTTTTGTTACCGTAGCTTTCAATGGCTCAACCATCGGCATTAATACTACCGACCAGGGTAAATACACATTGCGTACATCGCGCACCAATCTTACCCAAATAAAAGCCAGCTTTGTAGGCTATAAACCAGCCTTACTTACTATAGTTCCGGGCAAAACGCAGGTGATCAATATCCGCCTTTTCCCCGAAGCACAGGCTTTACAGGAGGTTACCGTAAAATCGGGTAAGAAGCAGAAATATACCAATAAGGATAACCCGGCGGTGGAACTGATTCGCCAGGTAATTGAGCACAAGCCGCAAAACCGCCCTGAGGCCTACGATTTTGTGGAGTACCGCGCTTACGATAAATTACAGTTATCATTCATCAACGTATCTACCCAACTGGCCGAGAAGAAGTTTTTCAGGAAGTATAAGTTTATTTTAGATAACCGCGATACCACACTTGTACCGGGCAAATCGTTACTGCCCATGTACCTTGATGAAAAGCTGACCCAAAACTATTACCGCAAAAACCCTGAAAAGAAACGCACGGTGGTGTTAGGCCAAAAAAGTGTAAACTTTGGCGCTGCTATAGATCATGACGGCCTTGGCCAATACATTAAGCATATTTATGCCGATGTAGATATTTATGATAACAATATCTTCCTGATCACTAATAACTTTTTAAGCCCGATATCAAATTCGGCACCTACATTTTACAAGTTCTTCATCACCGATACCGTGATGGTGAACAATAACAAGCTGATAGAGTTAAGCTTCACCCCGCGCAACACTACCGACCTGCTGTTTGAGGGCAAGATCTACATTACCCAGGACGGTAACTTCGCGGTGCAAAAGGCTGAACTGATCGTTAACAAAAACATCAACCTTAACTTTGTAAAATCGCTTACGGTTAACCTGGATTTCGAACAAAATCCGGATGGCCGCTATCACCTGAGCAAAAGCGATATCCTTGCCGATTTTGGCCTGAACAAGAAAAAGAACGGCGGTATTTTTGGCGATCGTACCATCACCTACAAAAACTACATTGTAAACAAGCAACTGCCCGATACCACTTATACTAAAGAAGAACCAATAGAAGTATCGGACGAGGTGAAGCACCGCAGCGATGATTTTTGGGAGAAGAACCGTTTAGATACTTTAACCACGGCCGAATCTAAGGTGTATAAAAATATCGACAGTCTTTCTAAAATGCCGTCGTTCCGCCGTACGATGGATATCGCAACGCTGGTACTGGCCGGTTATAAATCATTCGGCCCCTTCGAGATGGGCCCGGCTAACGCATTTTACAGCTTTAATCCTATAGAAGGCTTCAGGCTGCGCCTTGGTGGCCGTACCACACCCGAATTGAGTAAGCGTTACTATTTTGAAACCTACGGTGCGTATGGTTTTAAGGATGAAAAGTGGAAGTACTTTTTCAGCGCCACCTATTCACTAAACGATAAATCCATTTATAAGTTCCCGCAAAACTATATCCGTGCCAGTGTAAACCGCGACACCAAGATACCAGGGCAAAACCTGCAATTTGTGCAGGAGGATAACTTTTTGCTATCATTTAAACGCGGCGAGAACGATAAATACCTGTACAACGATTTTTATAAGCTCAACTACGTGCACGAGTATTACAGCCACTTCTCATACGCGCTGACTTTGAGCAACTGGACACAATCGCCTGCCGGCTCTTTGTATTTTATACAAAATGCCAACACCGCGAATGCCAATACCATCCACAGCTTAACTACTACCGAGGCCGAGCTGCAACTGCGCTACGCCCCGCACGAACAATTTTACCAGGGCAAGATCTATCGTATCCCTATCCCTAATACCTACCCTATTTTTACGGTTAACTATACACAGGGGATAAAAAATGTGTTCAACAGTTCGTATAATTATCAAAATATCGATCTGCGCTGGGACCAGCACATCCTTGAATCGATATTCGGTTATTCGGATATTTCTGTTGAGGGTAACCGCATACTGGGTAATGTACCTTATCCGTTGTTGAATATTCACCAGGCCAATCAAACCTATGCCTACGATATCGAATCGTACAACCTGATGAACTTTTTAGAGTTTGTGAGCGACAAGTATGTAGCCCTGAAGATCGATCAGCACTGGGAAGGTTTCTTCTTTAATAAGATACCGCTGCTAAAAAAATTAAAACTTCGTGAAACCACAT